CTTGCTtcaattctttttttattttcttcatcttctgctttatatttttcagcATCATTAACCATTCTATCAATTTCTTCAGGAGATAATCTACCTTTGTCATTAGTAATGGTGATATGATTTTGTTTACCAGTACTTTTTTCAACAGCTGTGACATTTAAGATACCATTTGCATCAATATCAAAGGTAACTTCAATTTGTGGAACCTTTCTAGGAGCAGGTGGAATACCATCTAAATGAAATTTACCTAATAAGTTATTATCTTTGGTTAAGGCTCTTTCTCCTTCATATACTTGTATTAACACACCTGGTTGATTATCAGCATAGGTGGTAAAAATTTGACTTTTTTTGGCTGGAATTGTTGTATTTCTTTCAATTAATTTTGTCATAACACCTCCTGCAGTTTCTAATCCTAAAGATAAGGAACAGACatctaataataataaatcttGTACTGCATTGGATTGATCACCTGATAAAATGGCGGCTTGGACAGCAGCACCATAAGCAACAGCTTCATCAGGATTGATTGATCTGCATGCTTCTTTACCATTAAAGaattcttttattaatgtTTGAATTTTTGGAATTCTTGTAGATCCACCAACTAAGACAACTTCATGAACACTCTTTTTGTCCATCATGGCATCTTTTAAAACTTTTTCAACAGGTATTAATGTATCTCTAAAATAGTCAATACATAATTCTTCAAATCTAGCTCTACTAACTGTTACACTATAATCAATACCTTCAAAAAGAGAATCAATTTCAATTGTTGCTTGAGTTGAAGAAGATAAGGTACGTTTTGCTCTTTCACATTGTGTTCTTAATCTTCTTAAAGCTctactattttttgataaatctTTGCctctattttttcttttaaaatctTCAACGCAAAAGTTTACTAAACGGTTATCAAAATCTTCACCACCTAAATGGGTATCTCCTGCTGTTGCTTTAACTTCGAATATACCATCTTCAATAGTAAGTAATGAAACATCAAAAGTACCACCTCCTAAAtcgaaaattaaaatatttttttctccttttccttttttgtgTAAACCATATGCAATAGCTGCTGCAGTTGGTTCATTTATAATTCTCATAACATTTAATCCTGCAATTGTACCAGCATCTTTTGTTGCTTGCCTTTGAGAATCGTTAAAATATGCAGGTACTGTGATGAcggcattttttatagatttTCCTAAAAAGGCTTCTGCAttttctttcattttttgtaaaaccATAGAAGAAATTTCTTCAGGgtgaaataattttttctcaCCTTGATAAACAACTTCAATCATAGGTTTTTCTTCAATACCTGATTTGACTGTAAATGGCCAGTGTTTCATATCACTTTGTACTGAAGATTCTGTAAATTTCCTTCCTATTAATCTTTTTGCATCGAAGACTGTATTTTCTGGATTTCTTGCAACTTGATTTTTAGCTGCATCACCAATTAATCTTTCTGTATCAGTGAAAGCAACATAGGATGGGGTTGTTCTGTTACCTTGATCGTTAGCAATTATAtcaacattttcatttctcCATACACCAACACAGGAGTAAGTGGTACCTAAATCGATACCTATAGCGATGTTTGACTCTGGTAAATTTGGCTTTGATGCTTTTGCGTTTGCcatttttcaaatgttattaattgagtgaaataattttaagtaattattttaattaatttgctataagtaaatatttaatataatatacttatGGCAAAATAGTGTAAATGCAAAAATGTATAACAATAATTggctttttaattttttttaaaaaaagtatatacttataatttaaggcaataaatatatatctatatatttctttaatttgagtattaaaaattttaaaaaataaaaattgcataaaaaaatgtttattttttttaatgttatataaaaaaaatatgatctATAACAattgaataaaattatttttattaaaaaagggaaaatatatatattacatatatagcatataaaaaattaattataaatattattttataggaaataagaataatataatataaattttttttattacatataaaagTGTAAGtagtgtatatattattaaaattaattttaactACGATATATAGGAAATacactattattttttctctatagaaaaatatatataatcaaaAGGGggtattaatatttataattatatttttcttaatatatattctttttgaatatttttttgcatgagaattaatttatacgaattaatataaatttatttgatatcctttttataagcatata
This sequence is a window from Plasmodium chabaudi chabaudi strain AS genome assembly, chromosome: 7. Protein-coding genes within it:
- a CDS encoding heat shock protein 70, putative, which produces MANAKASKPNLPESNIAIGIDLGTTYSCVGVWRNENVDIIANDQGNRTTPSYVAFTDTERLIGDAAKNQVARNPENTVFDAKRLIGRKFTESSVQSDMKHWPFTVKSGIEEKPMIEVVYQGEKKLFHPEEISSMVLQKMKENAEAFLGKSIKNAVITVPAYFNDSQRQATKDAGTIAGLNVMRIINEPTAAAIAYGLHKKGKGEKNILIFDLGGGTFDVSLLTIEDGIFEVKATAGDTHLGGEDFDNRLVNFCVEDFKRKNRGKDLSKNSRALRRLRTQCERAKRTLSSSTQATIEIDSLFEGIDYSVTVSRARFEELCIDYFRDTLIPVEKVLKDAMMDKKSVHEVVLVGGSTRIPKIQTLIKEFFNGKEACRSINPDEAVAYGAAVQAAILSGDQSNAVQDLLLLDVCSLSLGLETAGGVMTKLIERNTTIPAKKSQIFTTYADNQPGVLIQVYEGERALTKDNNLLGKFHLDGIPPAPRKVPQIEVTFDIDANGILNVTAVEKSTGKQNHITITNDKGRLSPEEIDRMVNDAEKYKAEDEENKKRIEARNSLENYCYGVKSSLEDQKIKEKLQPSEIETCMKSVTSILEWLEKNQLAGKDEYEAKQKEAESVCSPIMSKIYQDAGAAAGGMPGGMPGGMPGGMPGGMNFPGGMPGGMGAPGGAPAGSGPTVEEVD